In Pirellula sp. SH-Sr6A, the DNA window TACCAATGGAATGGTCGCCTTCCTGAATGATCTCCATAAAGGGAGGAATACTGGCTCGGAATGGATATGGTTCATCGATTTGTTCTCGGTCGCTAGCATTGTTTTTAGCCTAACGGGGCTTGGGCTACTTTGGGTTCATGCCAAACGACGGCCATCGACATGGCCGATGGTCCTAGCTGGCGTGATACTGCCAATTCTCGTTGTCGTCCTTTTCGTACACTAAAAAACTCATGCATAAATCACTTCAGTTAATCATTCCAATCGTGGCAGTGGCTCGGATGGCATCGAGCTCCGGTGCAGCAGATTTGTCTCTAACCATCGAAGTCCCGAAGCTTGATGTTGGCCAATATCATCGTCCTTATGTTGCCAGCTGGATCGAGAATGCAGACGGTGAGCACGTTACCGATCTAGCTGTATGGTACGACATCGAGATGAAGAATGACCAAGGAGCAACATGGCTGAAGGATCTACGTCAATGGTGGCGTAAAAGTGGCCGGTCCGCGAAGCTTCCCATCGATGGTGTCACCGGACCAACTCGACCGGTAGGTCATCACAAAGTGGACATTCCAAGCTCAAAGCTCAAGCTCGCGGCCAGCCCTCGCAGCGAGTACAGCTTAGTCGTCGAAGCTGCCCGAGAAGTGGGTGGCCGAGAATTGTTACGAATCCCATTCACTTGGGATGGTACGCAGCGGGTGGAGAAATCCATTTCGGGCAAATCGGAGTTAGGAACGATCAAACTTGTCATTCAATCAACCAAGGAATAGTACGAATATGAAGATGCGATTTGTCTTGGCCCTGGCCTTTGCAGCCTTGAGTGCCCACCCCCTTTACGCCCACCGCTTTTGGATTGTGCCATCGAGCACCGTCCTTTCAGGTGAGAAACCATGGATTACGGTGGACGCCGCAATCTCGAACAGCTTGTTCTTTGCAGACCACGCCGCTCCAGCCTTAGAAATGTTCTCGGTCGTCGGTCCCGATGGCAAGCCGGTGCCACTTCAACATGGAAACAAAGGGAAATACCGAACGACCTTTGATTTAGAACTTCCCATCGAAGGGACTTATAAAATCGTGACGGCAAGAAGTTTTCTTTCTGCCAGTTGGGAAGAAAACGGCGAGACGAAGCGTTGGCGAGGAACCGAAGAGAGCTTCGCGTCTGACGGGGTCAAAGACAAGCCTAATGTTCAAGTGAGTCGAAACGCTTCACGAGTTGAGACGTTCGTCACAAGCGGTAAACCTGACTCCTCCGCATTGAAGCCAACTGGGCAAGGACTCGAATTGGCTCTCGTAAAATCGCATCCAAATGACTTGTTCTCGGGTGAGAAGGCACGATTTGTTCTACTTGCCGATGGTAAGCCTGCGACGGGAGTCGAAGTCACGTTGATC includes these proteins:
- a CDS encoding DUF2271 domain-containing protein, whose translation is MHKSLQLIIPIVAVARMASSSGAADLSLTIEVPKLDVGQYHRPYVASWIENADGEHVTDLAVWYDIEMKNDQGATWLKDLRQWWRKSGRSAKLPIDGVTGPTRPVGHHKVDIPSSKLKLAASPRSEYSLVVEAAREVGGRELLRIPFTWDGTQRVEKSISGKSELGTIKLVIQSTKE
- a CDS encoding DUF4198 domain-containing protein, with translation MKMRFVLALAFAALSAHPLYAHRFWIVPSSTVLSGEKPWITVDAAISNSLFFADHAAPALEMFSVVGPDGKPVPLQHGNKGKYRTTFDLELPIEGTYKIVTARSFLSASWEENGETKRWRGTEESFASDGVKDKPNVQVSRNASRVETFVTSGKPDSSALKPTGQGLELALVKSHPNDLFSGEKARFVLLADGKPATGVEVTLIRGDDRYRTEPGEYKTTTSEDGSFELEFEEAGRYWLNASTAGESEEAAGSKSKSRYSYTATFEVLPQ